One part of the Gossypium raimondii isolate GPD5lz chromosome 1, ASM2569854v1, whole genome shotgun sequence genome encodes these proteins:
- the LOC105784582 gene encoding auxin-induced protein 6B → MSPGLGKCSKIRHIVRLRQMLRRWRNKARVSASRIPSDVPAGHVAVYVGTSCRRFVVRLTYLNHPVFKKLLIQAEEEYGFTNQGPLSIPCDETVFEEVIRFISRSDSGHSGKFTCIEDFKGNCHVGIRINFDLWTESRPLLHGFVEKTIW, encoded by the coding sequence ATGTCGCCGGGGCTTGGGAAATGCAGCAAAATCCGCCACATTGTGAGGCTTCGCCAAATGCTCCGGCGGTGGAGAAACAAGGCCCGCGTGTCGGCCAGTCGCATCCCGTCCGATGTGCCGGCGGGACATGTGGCGGTCTATGTGGGGACGAGCTGCAGGAGATTCGTGGTGCGGTTGACGTACCTGAACCACCCCGTCTTTAAGAAACTCCTTATCCAAGCCGAGGAAGAGTACGGCTTCACTAATCAAGGCCCGTTGTCCATCCCCTGCGACGAGACCGTTTTCGAAGAAGTGATCCGATTTATTTCCCGTTCGGATTCGGGTCACTCCGGTAAGTTCACGTGCATCGAGGACTTTAAAGGAAACTGTCACGTAGGAATCAGGATTAATTTCGATTTGTGGACCGAATCTCGACCGTTACTTCATGGGTTCGTTGAGAAAACAATTTGGTAA